The Raphanus sativus cultivar WK10039 chromosome 2, ASM80110v3, whole genome shotgun sequence DNA segment CATACAACACGGATTTGGACGACGGGAAGAGCATCACTGGCCATATTTTCTATTTGAACGATAGCATGATCACGTGGTGTTCGCAAAAACAAGAGACGGTTGCACTCTCATCCTGTGAGGCCGAGTTTATGGCAGGTACAGAGGCAGCTAAACAAACTATATGGTTGCAGGAACTACTCAGTGAAATCTTGGGAGAACCAGTCATGAAAGTGACGATACGGATTGATAATCAATCCGCCATTGCCCTTACCAAAAATCTGGTATTTCACGGGAGAAGCAAACATATACATTCAAGGTTTCACTTCATACGAGAAAGCGTGGAGAAGGGACAAGTAAACGTGGAGCACATAGCAGGGAGTAAACAGAAAGCTGATATATTAACAAAGGCTTTAGGAAGAATCAAATATAAGGAGATGAAGGAGCTTATTGGTATGCACGAGGTGTCGAGAAATGATttcaagcttaagggggagaATGTTGAGATAAGCTTGAAATAGCTTGGAGATAAAGCTATCTATTTCCTACTGAGTTATAGAATAGGAAATAGTAAATTCCTTGGtgtttaggagttatctaaacATCCTTTGTGTTGTGTGTTTAGGACTTATGTTAGACTATAAATAGAGATACCAATGAGTGGTGATTGATAAGTGATTTGTGATTGAGAGCTTTAGTTTTTGAGTGAGTTTTCTAAAGCAATAAAAAAGAGTTATTTCTTGTTATTGAGTTACTTGTTATTCTTGCTTCTAGGTGTGTGTGTGTTCTTGATTCTACAGGCCTCATTATCTAGTTTTAGTAAGTTCATTGTTAGGTTGTAAAAGCGTACGTGTAGTCTAAAATTGGCCTGTAAAAATCGGGCTCGCGATTGTTTTTACAAGTATGTTAccagtttatttttattttttaattatgtcaCCAGTTAAGGTATATGTTTACTTTATTCTATCTGATTTATCGATATGGATGCGTCTACAACGGAAAACACGTTGATCGTCAAATGACATGCAAATACGTAAATTAatagtttcagaaaaaaaagagaaattaaaaTCAGTGGtagttcaaaaaatatttacgAAAAAAGTAGATATATTAGggcattttcaaatttcaataaGGGTTCTTATCAAAAGTTcttatgtatattaaaaaaacttctAATAAGATCAGCTCATCGGTTACAACCTTTACCAGGTTCTAAAACAgaagaaataatattattataataatttgaatAAGTTTTAGTTCTGCAAAATCAATTGAAGGTTTAATTAAATGATACATGTCCCTTGGAGGTTAGAACCACTACTAAAAAGTCTTCCATTATAGCATGTTAATGAGAGTTAGTTTTTAGGTTTtctagttaaaaattaaaaaacagttTTTATATTCCGCTAAGAACCCATCTTAAAAATCTTCTAATAAACATGCTCTTAAAACCACTTCTTAACTTTCTCtctaattttaattgtttttttctttaattattaaGAACTCCCTCCGACAACCTGCCATTGGAACTGGCCTAAGAATCTCATTAGAAGTGCTCTTATGTATCAGGCGCACCGAAAATATTTCAATACCATTAAATAAGCAGGTCATAAGCCAACTAAACGATGTCTATATTTGCTCTTTCTCATAAATGCATTGATATCCGCCTAATAACCATATAGAACTCAGACATTTATCTAACTCCACGTCTAATTTAGTACCGTAACTTGATGTTACATCAAAACTTCCACATACAATACTAATCACACCACACCCCTTTTGTACCTCAAATCGTCAATAAAACAGATAAAATGTAATGTtcaacatttatatattaaatggaAAAGATGTATCATAATAAATACAGACGGTGAACAATGACGTGTGAGTTATTGGGTTACAAACTAGTTGCATGATAGGATTAGATATAGGTCAACATTTGGggtaaaaagataaattaacaGTTATCACCGATTCTTCCAGCGGCGGTGAGAAGCTAATATGGGCCCACGTAAGCTCATGCTACCCGAATATTATCCCTATCGTCTCCATCTGCAGCTGTTCTTGCTGATTAACTttgattatttttgtaataatttaacCGAAAAGCATCCCTTATGATGTcaatcaatttgtttttttttttgaataaaatgtcCATTATGACACTTATTCAAACAATTTTATTCCCAGGCTTCTCCACAGCTCACAATCTTCTACTACTGTTATTATTTCAAATGGAATCATCATCTTGATTAGAGACGTGTGGATAGAAAAAAGTACGTAAAGTATTcagtcaaaaaaatatattgtatgtaAAAGTATATGGATTGACGTAATGAGTGAGCAAATATATCTTGTCTCGGAACGTAATTTAGAGTTTATAGATTCAGTTCTAACTGTTCATAATTATTGATATCAAATTATTCAGTCTAATTAGGGCTTTGATTTTTAACCAGTTTGGTACCACAATCGATGGCAAGTTTCTGGAATATTATTGCCGAAAAAGCTGATGATCCAATCATTAATCAGATGTTACACCTACTGagataaaatatacataaaactaattttatatgaaattatatatatcttgGTACCAAAATTTTCTTATAAGCAATGAGAAGATTCCCAGATTTAAAAAGACAGAAGGACAGAAGGAAAGCGGAAATAGTTCCACTTTTAAGTCCCACtcctctttatatatataaaaaatataattatgataTTTAGATAAATGGTCCATCCCACCCAATTAAATACCTCTAAGATAAAATCACAatagacaagaaaaaaaaaataaacagaaaattcATCCACAACCTTCGTTGTCTCTTCAAACTCTGCTAAACTCTCTTTGATACATCCAGATTTGAGTCTTAAGTATGTCTGGAGACTCTTCAGGACTGTTAGATAGCTCCCGCGGTGGCGGCGTGGGTGGTTCAGGCGAGGAGGAGAAGGATATAAAGATGGAGGAAACCGGCGATgtaggcggcggaggaggaaaCCGGTGGCCAAGACCGGAAACTCTAGCTCTCTTGAGAATACGTTCGGAGATGAATAAAACCTTTCGTGACTCCACTCTCAAAACTCCCTTATGGGAAGAAATCTCCAGGttttttggtatatatatttatgatgcATGCATATATATCTTCATATTAAAAACAGAAGTTTTGTGATCTGTATATAGGTTTTACACATTTTCGGATGTGTCtatattatcatattttcggtaattttatttgaatattctTATACGGCtaattatatgtttatcttTATAAATCTAATTACAAATTACATTTAACtatgctttttttttaacttaacaTTTAACTATGCTATAAACTAGATAAATTCTAATTACAAATATACAGTTAAATATGTAATAAactagataaatatttttatgattcaTGCATTTATCTTTCatattacaccaaaaaaaaatatttcatactGAAAAACACATTTTGGATATATCTACATTATCATATTTCCGtaatttcatttgaaaattcctaTACGTTTAAATgtatctaaaattataattcGAAATTTACATTTAACAATGTAATAAACTATAAACTATTTTGTTGTCACTTATGGTTGTTCCATAAATAATTAGGAAAATGATGGAACTTGGTTACAAAAGAAGTGCAAAGAAATGCAAGGAGAAGTTCGAGAACGTGTACAAGTACCACAAACGTACCAAAGAAGGTCGTACAGGAAAATCAGAAGGCAAAACGTACCGGTTCTTCGAAAAGTTACAAGCTTTGGAGGCTCTCATCAATCCTTATCCACCTGAACCCGAGTCACAACCCGCAAAATCTTCTACAGCCACCACGTTAGTGACCACAACCACTTCTTCAATACCGTtgaagcatcatcatcatcaagttAGTGTGAAACCCTTCGCCACAAACCCTAACTTCCACCTCAAGCAACCGTCTCCTACAACACCTTTCCCTATTTATAGCAACAACCTTAATACTGGTTTTAGACCAACTTCTAATGACTTGATAAACAATGTCTCGTCGCTGAATCTTTTCTCGAGCTCAACTTCTTCATCTACTGCATCTGATGAGGAAGACGATCATCATCAGGACAAGGGATCGAGAAAGAAGAGGAAATATTGGAAAGGATTGTATACGAAGTTGACAAAAGATTTGATAGAGAAACAAGAGAAGATGCAAAAGAGGTTCTTGGAAACTTTTGagaatcaagaaagagagagaatcTCAAGAGAAGAAGCTTGGAGGGTCCAAGAGGTAGCGAGAATCAACAGAGAACACGAAACCCTAGTCCATGAGAGGTCTAGTGCCGTGGCTAAAGACGCTGCAATCATATCCTTCTTACACAAAATCTCAGGaggacaacaacaacaatcgcATCAGAACCATAAAGTACCACAAAGGAAACCATATCATAGTGAACATTCAATAACATTTGAGAGTAAAGAGCCAAGGCCGGTTCTATTCGATGGCAACCATTCACTATCTCCTAGTTCTTCGAGATGGCCTAAAACCGAGGTCGAGGCCTTGATAAGGATAAGGAAAAATCTTGAAGCTAACTATCAAGAAAATGGTACTAAGGGGCCATTATGGGAAGAGATCTCCGGAGGGATGAGAAGATTGGGATACAATAGAAGCGCTAAAAGATGCAAAGAGAAGTGGGAAAACATAAACAAGTACTTCAAGAAAGTCAAAGAGAGCAACAAAAAACGACCTCTTGATTCTAAGACGTGCCCTTATTTTCACCAGCTCGAAGCTTTGTACAACGAGAGGGAAAAAAGTGGGGCATTGCCAGTATTACCTCTAATGGGGACTCCACAGAGACAGTTACTTCTCCCACAAGAAACACAGACTGAGGTTGAAACTGATCAGGGGGATAAAGGTGAAGAAGGAGAGagtgaagaagatgattacgaagatgaagatgaagaaggagacAATGAGACAAGTGAGTTCGAGATCGTGTTGAACAAAACATCTTCACCTATGGACattaacaataatattttcacctaaatggtttttttttatattcctCTATATACACTTTTCTAATAAACTACGCAATCGGGTGAAAGATAGAACATAAACAACAAATGCAAGTAACTGGCTTGATTTTCAGTGTTCTTTTTCGTGgtgtttaataaaataatttaatttgtagatatatatattaccatGCGTATATCTAATTATAGAACCACAAGGTTCAATGGTATCAACTGatgaaatttgaattaaaaGTTGGCTCAATTGGTGGGGAAAAGCCAAGGTTAATCAAGCATCCATCTATATCCATGGGTACCGTACGACACATGCACCTACTAAAAAGTTGGACCTACGAATTGATACTGGGTCGGCGCTTTCATCATTTTCCTTTCCTTTTAGTATTATCATCAAAGTAGCATTACGCATTAGTTCGAGAGAAAACATGCCCAAGGAGTAGCATTCATTTCCTCATCACAACACAAATCCATATACTAGAAATTCGTACAGAGGTTCTGTAAATCACATAAAAATTCGCCGAAACTATCAATCTACATCACACTAGTTTAAGATCAGAACGATTCATTGTCGGTCAAGAGAAGTTTTAATATAGACTCGGAAGAACACAACGGCAGAGgaaaggaggaggagagaaCGATTGATTGAACACAACCACAGGGTTTGTTTATGCAATAGCAAAAGTTGATATAGGTGAAAAACATAAGAAACTAAAGTGGAAAAAGGCAAGagaacccaaaaaaaagaagaagagccTGTCAGACAACCGTGCGACCACTCCGGAGAGATGAAGATCTAGCCGGATAGCGATCCTCTACAGTACGGAGACTCCGAGGAGAATCGCAACCGTTAATCACACTCAGATCACACAGACATGATTCATCAACCAGGTTTGAGGGCATGTCTCCTTAGAAATCAAGGATAAGGAGGTACGAGCCTATAGAACAGATCCTGTTCAAGTAAGGTCGTGACCACCATCTTCTTCCCTTCTTTATATAAACAACACGAGTGCTCTGTACATTACCGATATGGGACGAAATAAACAACTTCACACACTCTATACGTCATCGTTTGAGTTATCTATATAATCTAATAAAACCTGGGAACTCAGGTTCTAAACATAGACATTTTCAGAATTCCTTCGACCTACATGGCAGCCTAACAttgggtttataaataaaacttatataaaaattaattagtaaaataaataaaattaattagtaaAAAAGAATTTGTCAAGATAGTTATATTTTAAGGTTAAGAAACCCAACTTGAGTATGTAACTGTTGAGGTTGTTGCTCTTTAGATAGGGGCCATGTTACCACTATTTTAggtgataaaataattaatgtgattcaaagtttttttttttaatattctctcTGTTTAAAATTcgatttagttttaaaattatgcacacagatttttttttaatatatatattttctaaacaaaaaatatcattagttatttatttaaataaaattctgacaaataataaaatagactGCATAATACAAATGGTTAAGTGACattaaaagttaataatttttgtattaagaaatttaaaacgTATCTATTAGAACCAAAAATCTCCTGTAAAACTTCATGTATAAAAAACAAAGGGAATGCTATTATACAGTTGAATGGTTATTGGATTCTCTAACCGTAATTACCCCGGTAAACAGTTCTAGTTGATGTAAAACACATTTCTAATGGCATTAGCTGATTTTTCACATATTTGTGTGGTTATCTTGAACTGCCTACGACATGAAACTCTCGATCATGAAGAAACTAGTATTATGTTATTTCTAAACATACAGACTAAAACCCATTCATCTACAGCTAGATCCATGGCATGAAGTTGCTGTCTAAACCCAAAATGATTAATTAATGGCAtcttagttttatattttatacaagCATCTATCCATATATATTACTTAACGTGCAATCCAAGTTGGGATTTCATTGTAACATGTGCagtaaacatattatttataacATGCTGGATGTTCAAGGATTGAAACCAAACGCGGTCATGAGTAtacgtagttttttttttttgctgcagTAAGagtatttatacatttttttttgtcaccgagagtatatatacatataggaAATGTTTTAAACATCTATTCAACACAATCAAAATTACATTCGTATGATCTGTAAATTCTTGAGTCCACGCGCAATTgtgtttttcatatataatataagtaaGCATACAAAATAATTGTAGGAGTCACGATCATTAATTAGTAGAGGCATCAATATTTGGTTATTATACATATCAGGAAATGCGACCAAACATGTGTCGCTAGGACTGAGAAATCAAACATGACACAACGAATAATCGTCTCAGATAAGAGTTGTGTATATACATCGTTGGATCTTTCACGTGCGTTCGTCAGTTTGGTTTATGAAATTACCCCTACAAATAAAAGAGTGTTGTAATTTTAGGGCAACCAAGAGAAGAAGACAGAAAAAGAGATGAAGATTCCTTTTTACACGTGGACCCATACCCCATGCTATCTCTCATTGTGTGCATGTGAACTTGGCATCTTCAGTTTCAtttcttttaaactttaatatatatttgtatttgtattttatttgttttaccAAGGAAACTGttacagaaaaagaaaaggatgaGTAACTCTCATCTCTCAGTCCCACCTTGTAAtcaattctttttatattatataatgtaTACAAAACAATAgcaataatatgtaaaaaacaAATAGACATCGTCACCCACAACAAGAACCATTCATTTGAAGGTTCTACAAGCATTAAACACTACTAGTTACACGATGAAACCCACACATTGTCCCTATCGATTAACAcaacatttatttattatcaACATATTAATTTTTCCTCAGTATAACAtaaaaatcaaagataaaaaaacaaacCCCTTCCAATATTTAAATTCTTTTCATCTATATCAAAACTTACAAAGATTACTAGTCTTTGTTATTGCTCGGTACAAGCTCAAACTTCAcctccttcctcttcttcttgatcCTCTTCGTCGTCTTCCTCATCGTCGTATTCTTCTTCGTCTGtgccttcttcttcatcaaagTTATGATCCAACggctgaggaggaggaggaagaggaggatgTTGATCGGGTTGAGCCGTTGCACCAACCGTAGTTGCCGTAGCTGGAGGCCATTGCTGCTCCGGTTGGACCATCAAAGGAACCAAATTATCCGGTTTGACTAAACCAGATGTTGAGGAAGAAGATGCTATGTTGTGGTTGTTGTTGGTGTGGAAGTTGTTCCTCTCTTTATATAAAGCATCAAGCTGGTGAAAGTAAGGACAAGTCTTGGAATCTTCAGGGCGTTTCTTGTTGCTCTCCTTGACTTTCTTGTAGTATTTGTTAATGTTTTCCCATTTTTCTTTGCATCTCTTTGAGTTCCTGTTGAATCCTAACCTTCTCATTCCTGCTGATATCTCTTCCCACAATGGTCCTTTTGGTACGTGCTCTTGATATTTCGTATCAAGATTCGTCCTCAGCTTTATCAATGCCTCTATCTCCACTTTCGGCCACCGCGAAGAGCTTACCGCTCCTCCCGTGGAGGCCGACGCAGGAGTCATGTTCTGATCACTATTATTTGTTTCCGTAGTAGTGTCGAAGGTCGGTATCACTGCATGTGACGGCTGAGGAGGTGGCGTTTGAGGCGTTTGCTGCGATGTCACCTGCTGGTTGTTATTATTAACCAGCATTTGCGATCTAGCATGTTGCTGTTGCGGTTGAGGTTGCGGTATTACTATTGATTGACATTGAGGGTTCGGTTTTTCTGAAAACTTCTGAAGAAACGCCATTACCGCGGCGTCTTTAGCCGCGGACATGGAGCGTTCTTGAGCTAAGATCTCGTGCTCTCGGTTGATTCTAGCAATTTCTTGAACTCTCCAAGATTCTTCTCTAACCATCCTCTCTTGCTCTCGCTTTTCAACAGCTTCCAAGAACTTGCGTTGAAGTTCCTCTTGCTTATCGACAACCTGTTTCATTAACCGCTCGAAAAACTCCTCCcatttcctcttcctcttcctcttcttcctcctcgtgGTTGTTGTCGTGCCACCAACCTCAACGTCAGAAGAAGTGGAATAAGAAGACGATGTGGAATTATCCGACAGAAACTCTCCTGAGATGTTTGGAAATGAAGATATGTTCACTGGAGTCATGTTTGTTGTCGGCGGCGGCGTAACAGTTGTTACTGGAGGAGTGGAGAACATTGAGCTAATGTTATTGTGAGGTGGTAGAGGTTGCGGTTGAAGCGGTTGCGATTGCGTTTGTTGATGGGGATGTAGTGAAGAGGAGGTTGAGTGAGTCTCGAGAGCTTCTAACTGATCAAAGAAGCGATAAGTTTTGCCTTCGGATTTTCCGGTACGGCCTTCTTTGGTTCGTTTGTTGTATTTGTAAACGTTTTCGAATTTCTCTTTGCATTTCTTTGCGTTTCTTATATAACCAAGCTCCCCCATTTTCctgacaacaaaaaaaaacctcagAAATTCATCATCATGccgttttttaaaatataaaaatttcaaaatttgtaggAAATGTTCATTAGATAAACTAATTTTGTTTGTTCAAATAATAAGTCGGTAAAAtgaagatatataatatatagtattaaaGTAATggtgttataaaaaaaacatgtagtTGGGAACTTGGGAAGTGGATCAATTAGCATGAGTTTGAGTTTGTGAAAGTACAAACTCTTCACAATCTCGTCGTCAATAAAACATGAAACAACTTATTTTACGTGTATTAACAGCTAAtaaattacaaattaaaaaaataaaaaattaattagtctCACTTCAAGAACTAGCCCAAGCTGAATCTCACAACACGATAAATTATCGGATATCTCattgagaaaaaaatacattgttACGAACTTAGGAAAAATAATTTCGCAGAACAAAACTCAAaagattaaaaaacaaaaaaaaacaaatctgaagACATTTAGCTCTACAAAAAGAAGACAGATCTTTAAACACtgtcagttaaaaaaaaaaagacaagctTGGTAATAACCATTTCTAATGGATTTTTTTTcagaacaaaaattaataaattccaAAAAGGGACAAAGGAATAAAGGAGGAACTTGAAACGCACCTGGAAACCTCTTCCCATAAGGGTCCTTTAACGGTAGCGTCTCTAAACGCTATTCCCATCTCGGATCGTATTTTCAGCAGCGCAAGCGTTTCCTGCCGCGGCCACCTGTTTCCTCCAAAACCACGGTCGCCCATCTCCTCCGACACCTCAAAAGCTCCAACCGCTGCTGCTGTTGCTGCCGCAGCTTCTGTAGCGGCTGACTCGTTATGTTGTAGTGGCACCGCTTCTGTTGCGGCGGCTGTGGTTGTACTACCACCCTGCTGCATCATCGTTAAGGGTTTTGATTTGTTCCTCCAggctttttttaaaaaaaattatcttcaCCCTCTTTTTGACGGAGAAGTTAcagaaatgaaaattttaaaataaataagggaaaataaaaattcatagaagaaagaaagaaagataaataaGAGAGAGGGAGAGTTTACATGAGGAAGAGGAGTGAAATCTCTAGGTGGAGGGTTTTATGGAGTTTAAAATAAAGAGTTTGTAAatacttaaaatttattttcatttttttctggtGATGGATCTGCTTGTCCACCTCAAGGAGccattctataaatatttatattgtacttttttctctctttacatatt contains these protein-coding regions:
- the LOC108849843 gene encoding trihelix transcription factor GT-2-like isoform X2, which encodes MGRNLQVFWKMMELGYKRSAKKCKEKFENVYKYHKRTKEGRTGKSEGKTYRFFEKLQALEALINPYPPEPESQPAKSSTATTLVTTTTSSIPLKHHHHQVSVKPFATNPNFHLKQPSPTTPFPIYSNNLNTGFRPTSNDLINNVSSLNLFSSSTSSSTASDEEDDHHQDKGSRKKRKYWKGLYTKLTKDLIEKQEKMQKRFLETFENQERERISREEAWRVQEVARINREHETLVHERSSAVAKDAAIISFLHKISGGQQQQSHQNHKVPQRKPYHSEHSITFESKEPRPVLFDGNHSLSPSSSRWPKTEVEALIRIRKNLEANYQENGTKGPLWEEISGGMRRLGYNRSAKRCKEKWENINKYFKKVKESNKKRPLDSKTCPYFHQLEALYNEREKSGALPVLPLMGTPQRQLLLPQETQTEVETDQGDKGEEGESEEDDYEDEDEEGDNETSEFEIVLNKTSSPMDINNNIFT
- the LOC108848832 gene encoding trihelix transcription factor DF1-like, translated to MMQQGGSTTTAAATEAVPLQHNESAATEAAAATAAAVGAFEVSEEMGDRGFGGNRWPRQETLALLKIRSEMGIAFRDATVKGPLWEEVSRKMGELGYIRNAKKCKEKFENVYKYNKRTKEGRTGKSEGKTYRFFDQLEALETHSTSSSLHPHQQTQSQPLQPQPLPPHNNISSMFSTPPVTTVTPPPTTNMTPVNISSFPNISGEFLSDNSTSSSYSTSSDVEVGGTTTTTRRKKRKRKRKWEEFFERLMKQVVDKQEELQRKFLEAVEKREQERMVREESWRVQEIARINREHEILAQERSMSAAKDAAVMAFLQKFSEKPNPQCQSIVIPQPQPQQQHARSQMLVNNNNQQVTSQQTPQTPPPQPSHAVIPTFDTTTETNNSDQNMTPASASTGGAVSSSRWPKVEIEALIKLRTNLDTKYQEHVPKGPLWEEISAGMRRLGFNRNSKRCKEKWENINKYYKKVKESNKKRPEDSKTCPYFHQLDALYKERNNFHTNNNHNIASSSSTSGLVKPDNLVPLMVQPEQQWPPATATTVGATAQPDQHPPLPPPPQPLDHNFDEEEGTDEEEYDDEEDDEEDQEEEEGGEV
- the LOC108849843 gene encoding trihelix transcription factor GT-2-like isoform X1; this encodes MSGDSSGLLDSSRGGGVGGSGEEEKDIKMEETGDVGGGGGNRWPRPETLALLRIRSEMNKTFRDSTLKTPLWEEISRKMMELGYKRSAKKCKEKFENVYKYHKRTKEGRTGKSEGKTYRFFEKLQALEALINPYPPEPESQPAKSSTATTLVTTTTSSIPLKHHHHQVSVKPFATNPNFHLKQPSPTTPFPIYSNNLNTGFRPTSNDLINNVSSLNLFSSSTSSSTASDEEDDHHQDKGSRKKRKYWKGLYTKLTKDLIEKQEKMQKRFLETFENQERERISREEAWRVQEVARINREHETLVHERSSAVAKDAAIISFLHKISGGQQQQSHQNHKVPQRKPYHSEHSITFESKEPRPVLFDGNHSLSPSSSRWPKTEVEALIRIRKNLEANYQENGTKGPLWEEISGGMRRLGYNRSAKRCKEKWENINKYFKKVKESNKKRPLDSKTCPYFHQLEALYNEREKSGALPVLPLMGTPQRQLLLPQETQTEVETDQGDKGEEGESEEDDYEDEDEEGDNETSEFEIVLNKTSSPMDINNNIFT